A window of Solanum stenotomum isolate F172 chromosome 3, ASM1918654v1, whole genome shotgun sequence contains these coding sequences:
- the LOC125859182 gene encoding protein MALE DISCOVERER 1-like → MLDKVEPMFGGRVADILLNERDIILSADILNISVESEPQTIKPNIKFLQLNEISYIFGYFTCQHVKKAFVTGVPKLNRSELETACEDFSNIITSGDSYTVYKGTLSSGVEIAVISTTISSLEDWSISIHFSRVNHKNFVNLIGYCEEDEPFTRMMVFEYAPNGTLFEHLHVEEADHLDWPARMRTVMGTMYCLQYMHELNPPVPHCNLNSKSIFLTDDYAAKITEIDFWSELTAKSKSSSDDLENSVLPPLADPETNVYCLGILLIEIISGKSPYSEEEKESLLNWAAQYFRHDKQNIASLVDPSLKSFKNNELMFICEVIEQCLQEDPRKRPTIKESIDKLREAIDVSPNAAVPRLSPLWWAELELLSSEAA, encoded by the exons ATGTTGGATAAGGTAGAACCTATGTTTGGTGGTAGAGTTGCTGATATATTATTGAATGAAAGAGACATTATTCTCAGTGCTGATATACTGAACATCTCCGTTGAAAGTGAACCACAAACTATTAAACCCAACATCAAATTCCTCCAACTCAACGAGATTTCTTATATCTTTGGGTATTTCACCTGTCAACACGTGAAGAAAGCATTTGTTACAG GGGTTCCAAAACTGAACAGATCCGAGCTCGAAACAGCATGTGAGGATTTTAGCAACATTATTACCAGCGGCGATTCATATACAGTATACAAGGGAACACTGTCTAGTGGGGTGGAGATTGCCGTTATCTCAACTACTATAAGTTCTCTGGAAGATTGGTCCAT ATCGATACATTTTTCACGAGTGAACCACAAGAATTTTGTTAATCTTATTGGATATTGCGAGGAGGATGAACCTTTCACTAGGATGATGGTCTTTGAGTATGCTCCTAATGGAACTCTTTTCGAGCATCTTCATG TTGAAGAAGCTGATCATCTGGACTGGCCTGCGAGGATGAGAACCGTTATGGGTACAATGTATTGTCTTCAATACATGCATGAATTAAACCCCCCAGTGCCACATTGCAACTTGAATTCTAAATCCATATTTCTGACCGATGATTATGCTGCTAAG aTTACAGAGATTGATTTCTGGTCAGAACTAACAGCCAAGTCGAAGTCCTCTAGCGATGATTTAGAGAATTCTGTGCTGCCACCGCTTGCTGATCCCGAGACTAATGTCTATTGCCTTGGAATtcttttaatagaaataatttcTGGCAAATCACCTTattcagaagaagaaaaagagtctCTTCTAAACTGG GCGGCACAATATTTTCGTCACGACAAGCAGAATATCGCCTCTCTGGTGGATCCATCATTGAAGTCTTTCAAGAATAATGAGCTTATGTTTATTTGTGAAGTAATTGAACAATGCCTTCAAGAAGATCCAAGGAAGAGACCAACTATCAAAGAATCCATTGATAAATTAAGGGAAGCAATTGATGTATCACCAAATGCTGCAGTTCCAAGGCTTTCTCCTCTGTGGTGGGCTGAACTCGAGTTGTTATCCAGCGAGGCAGCGTGA